Proteins found in one Irregularibacter muris genomic segment:
- a CDS encoding aldo/keto reductase: protein MRYKYFKNAGVDVSALTVGTWGIGGANSAGVGWGEVDTKQSVAAIHAMLDNGINIIDTAPVYGEGHSEIVVGEALKGRRDKVLLATKFGTYINHFSGKSVRDCKYNSIEREVEESLTRLQTDYIDFYMMHWPDVNTPIEETMAALNMLKEKGKIRFIGMSNSPKELIMAAQKYAKIDVIQPPYSMVNQSHKELMQWAETQGISTMSYGSLGAGILTGAIRKCPEYDPKDMRLVFYPFFKEPEFSKIMELLKTLDKIAAEHNRPVAQVSINWSTQKSYVGTALTGVMSPEQANENCATFDWSLSEEEINLIDREIERLNIG, encoded by the coding sequence TTGAGATATAAATATTTTAAAAATGCAGGTGTGGACGTTTCTGCTCTTACGGTTGGAACCTGGGGAATAGGGGGAGCCAATTCAGCTGGTGTAGGCTGGGGAGAAGTGGATACAAAACAATCTGTAGCGGCAATTCATGCTATGCTAGATAATGGAATTAATATAATTGATACGGCACCAGTTTATGGGGAAGGCCATTCAGAAATAGTGGTAGGAGAAGCATTAAAGGGTAGAAGAGATAAGGTTTTGTTAGCAACAAAATTTGGCACTTATATAAACCACTTTAGTGGTAAGTCAGTTAGGGATTGCAAATATAATTCCATTGAAAGGGAGGTGGAAGAATCCCTAACAAGACTTCAAACAGATTACATTGATTTTTATATGATGCATTGGCCAGATGTCAATACTCCCATTGAGGAAACAATGGCTGCCCTGAATATGTTAAAGGAAAAAGGAAAAATTAGGTTTATCGGAATGTCCAATTCCCCTAAGGAATTGATTATGGCTGCCCAGAAATATGCTAAAATTGATGTTATACAGCCGCCCTATTCCATGGTAAATCAAAGCCATAAGGAACTTATGCAATGGGCTGAGACCCAAGGGATTTCTACGATGAGTTATGGATCCTTAGGGGCAGGAATATTAACAGGGGCCATACGAAAATGCCCAGAATATGATCCAAAGGATATGAGATTAGTATTCTATCCATTCTTTAAAGAACCAGAGTTTTCAAAAATTATGGAACTTCTAAAAACCCTTGATAAAATAGCAGCTGAACATAATAGACCAGTGGCACAAGTATCTATTAATTGGAGCACCCAAAAAAGCTATGTAGGAACTGCCCTTACAGGGGTAATGTCGCCAGAACAGGCCAATGAAAACTGTGCTACGTTTGATTGGAGCTTATCCGAAGAAGAAATTAACTTAATTGATAGAGAAATTGAAAGACTTAATATTGGTTAA
- the recD2 gene encoding SF1B family DNA helicase RecD2 has translation MSGLERITGQIVSIIYYNEHNGYTVADMDWEEQLVTVVGFFPELQEGEQVSLSGKWVTHPEYGMQFKAESFHVEIPSSEESIEKYLASGVIKGIGPVTAKRMVRHFGKDTLDIIQFHPYRLTEVEGIGEKKAEQIILSYEEQQGLREVMLFLQNYGVTPRYAVKLYKKYGEKTIATLKENPYKMAEDVIGIGFKIADQVAMNMGIDPRSNYRITAGVKYALYQVHNNGHIYYPEEQLIANAAKLLEVPREEVQNYLVDMVMKGHIKLEMIDEERVYYSIAFYRAEEEVAWRIVALSMTESEENIIDLQDKINGVEKKNNILLAARQRQAIEESMDKGVLVITGGPGTGKTTIINSILDILEEMDEEVLLAAPTGRAAKRMAEATGREAKTIHRLLEYGFAKEEENQYFQKNEEAPLEADVVIIDEVSMVDILLMNHLLKAIQPGTRLILVGDVDQLPSVGPGNVLKDIIESGVVKVVQLNEIFRQAQESMIVVNAHHINKGELPLLNVKNKDFFFHRIHTKEEVLSTLVDLCSTRLPKYKGFDPLQDIQVLSPMKKGILGVHQLNQSLQEKLNSPHKNKKQKQMGEVIFREGDKVMQIKNNYNIRWENIADGEELKGEGVFNGDFGIIESIDLEEGKLRVIFDEEKLVEYEFNQLDELELAYAVTVHKSQGSEFSVVVMPMSWGPPMLLTRNLLYTAVTRAKSLVVLVGLEKYLLDMIKNNHINKRYTGLSQRIRDKLNFLLNEQEL, from the coding sequence TTGAGCGGCTTAGAAAGAATAACAGGACAGATTGTTTCGATTATTTATTATAATGAACATAATGGCTATACCGTTGCGGATATGGATTGGGAAGAACAATTGGTAACTGTGGTTGGATTTTTCCCTGAACTACAGGAGGGAGAACAAGTAAGTCTTTCAGGGAAATGGGTTACTCATCCTGAATACGGGATGCAATTTAAAGCAGAATCCTTTCATGTGGAAATTCCATCCTCAGAAGAATCCATCGAAAAATACCTAGCTTCAGGGGTGATTAAGGGCATTGGGCCGGTTACTGCCAAAAGGATGGTACGGCACTTCGGAAAGGATACCTTAGACATCATTCAATTTCATCCCTATCGTTTGACAGAGGTGGAAGGGATTGGAGAAAAGAAAGCCGAACAAATTATTCTATCCTATGAAGAACAACAGGGCCTACGGGAAGTCATGTTGTTTTTACAAAATTATGGAGTAACCCCCCGCTATGCAGTGAAACTTTATAAAAAGTACGGAGAAAAAACCATCGCTACATTGAAAGAAAATCCCTATAAAATGGCGGAAGATGTTATCGGGATTGGTTTTAAGATAGCCGACCAAGTAGCGATGAATATGGGAATAGACCCTAGATCCAACTATCGTATTACAGCTGGGGTGAAATATGCCCTATACCAAGTCCATAATAATGGACATATCTATTATCCTGAAGAGCAACTTATTGCCAATGCAGCTAAATTATTAGAAGTCCCCAGAGAAGAGGTGCAAAACTATTTAGTGGATATGGTAATGAAGGGACATATTAAACTAGAAATGATAGATGAGGAAAGGGTCTACTATTCCATAGCTTTTTATCGTGCCGAAGAGGAGGTTGCTTGGAGAATAGTCGCTCTCTCCATGACAGAATCAGAGGAAAATATTATAGATTTACAGGATAAAATCAATGGGGTAGAAAAGAAAAATAATATTCTATTAGCGGCAAGACAAAGACAGGCCATAGAGGAGTCTATGGATAAAGGGGTATTGGTGATTACGGGAGGCCCGGGTACAGGCAAGACCACCATAATTAATAGTATTTTAGATATTCTCGAAGAAATGGATGAAGAGGTGCTGCTGGCAGCCCCAACGGGTAGGGCAGCCAAAAGAATGGCAGAGGCCACAGGACGAGAAGCCAAAACCATCCATAGGTTATTGGAATATGGCTTTGCTAAGGAAGAGGAAAATCAATATTTTCAGAAAAATGAAGAGGCACCCCTAGAAGCCGACGTCGTGATTATCGATGAGGTTTCCATGGTAGATATTTTATTGATGAATCATTTACTTAAAGCCATTCAGCCGGGCACCCGGCTTATTCTAGTAGGGGACGTAGATCAGCTGCCTTCGGTGGGACCAGGCAATGTATTGAAGGATATTATTGAAAGTGGTGTAGTAAAGGTGGTCCAATTAAATGAAATCTTTCGTCAGGCCCAGGAAAGTATGATTGTGGTCAACGCCCACCACATCAACAAGGGAGAACTCCCCCTACTCAATGTAAAGAACAAGGATTTCTTTTTTCATCGTATTCATACAAAGGAAGAGGTATTAAGTACCCTTGTGGATCTATGTAGTACACGCTTACCTAAATACAAAGGATTCGACCCCCTACAGGACATTCAGGTACTAAGTCCTATGAAAAAAGGTATATTGGGGGTACATCAACTAAACCAAAGCCTTCAAGAAAAACTAAATTCACCCCATAAAAACAAGAAACAAAAGCAAATGGGGGAAGTTATCTTTCGAGAAGGGGATAAGGTCATGCAGATCAAAAACAACTATAATATTCGTTGGGAAAACATTGCCGATGGGGAGGAACTTAAAGGAGAAGGGGTTTTTAATGGAGACTTTGGGATAATAGAATCCATTGATTTAGAGGAGGGAAAACTAAGGGTAATATTCGATGAAGAAAAACTAGTGGAATATGAGTTTAACCAACTTGACGAATTAGAGCTGGCCTATGCCGTTACTGTGCACAAAAGCCAAGGAAGTGAGTTTTCTGTGGTGGTTATGCCCATGAGTTGGGGTCCTCCTATGTTATTGACTAGAAATCTTCTCTACACTGCTGTTACCCGAGCCAAGTCCTTGGTGGTCTTGGTAGGACTGGAAAAATATCTTTTAGATATGATTAAAAATAATCACATCAATAAACGCTATACCGGTCTAAGTCAACGTATCCGAGATAAGTTGAATTTTCTATTGAATGAACAGGAATTGTAA
- a CDS encoding DUF3784 domain-containing protein has product MGILYSIAGLFFFLALGIKYLKWDFLIAGYNTMGKEQKKNVNIQGLRRAMGNFLLIMALFMIISAITSHYGYRGLSSISLLAILPLAVLFVFHSQKYDHSKKTTSKTIEKRFILGIVIFVLGIVSILFIYAMKDPQIEMNQKDLTIGGMYSNYVKKENIKEITLQEEIPKIMGKVGGFDLGYILRGSFTLENKEEVNLSIYENKPPYIVIITKSGKIIVNYRQREETLKVYQELKDWVKD; this is encoded by the coding sequence ATGGGGATTTTATATAGTATAGCAGGTTTGTTTTTCTTTTTAGCCCTAGGGATTAAATATTTAAAATGGGACTTTCTCATTGCTGGATATAATACCATGGGGAAAGAACAAAAGAAAAATGTGAATATCCAAGGTTTGCGTAGAGCAATGGGGAATTTTCTTCTCATCATGGCCCTATTTATGATAATATCAGCCATAACAAGTCACTACGGTTATAGAGGATTGTCTTCCATATCCCTATTGGCTATCTTGCCCCTCGCTGTTCTTTTCGTTTTTCATAGTCAAAAGTATGACCATAGCAAAAAGACCACCTCTAAAACTATAGAAAAAAGATTTATTCTAGGCATTGTAATTTTTGTGCTAGGAATAGTCTCTATATTATTTATATATGCAATGAAAGATCCCCAGATAGAGATGAACCAGAAAGACCTAACTATTGGGGGGATGTATAGCAATTATGTCAAGAAAGAGAATATAAAAGAAATCACTCTTCAAGAGGAAATTCCTAAAATAATGGGTAAGGTAGGCGGATTTGATTTAGGCTATATCCTAAGGGGGAGTTTTACTCTAGAGAATAAGGAGGAGGTAAATTTATCTATTTATGAAAACAAACCTCCTTATATTGTGATCATCACAAAAAGTGGAAAGATCATTGTAAATTATAGACAGAGAGAAGAAACGCTAAAAGTCTATCAGGAGTTAAAGGATTGGGTGAAGGATTAA
- a CDS encoding AEC family transporter — protein MNRIIITQVAVLGVLMLVGMVARKTQIINDTISKGLSNILVNIALPAMIISAFEISFSKEMFQKVLLILLISIVLHFLFVLLAKSIFKKYPENKKNVFHIFFIFPNAGFMGLPFIQAIYGEMAVLYASVFLIPHHILLWTYGQGLFMKEDQKEKKIDILKHIKNPAVLAVIIGFILFIFSIKIPYLLSMPMSMLGALTSPLAMMIVGDKIAQIYFRDIFSDKDVYYGSLYRLVVLPILTMVLVKFLTQDPLLIQVCVTLISLPSAITTVIFPQKFNGDSLFGSKCVVVSHILSIITIPIILSFI, from the coding sequence ATGAACAGAATTATTATCACACAAGTAGCAGTATTAGGAGTATTAATGTTAGTAGGAATGGTAGCAAGAAAGACGCAGATAATCAATGATACCATATCAAAAGGGTTGTCCAATATTCTGGTGAACATTGCTTTACCTGCTATGATCATTTCTGCCTTTGAAATTAGCTTTTCAAAAGAAATGTTTCAAAAAGTATTACTTATTTTATTGATTTCTATTGTTTTACATTTTTTGTTTGTGCTGTTAGCAAAGAGTATATTTAAAAAATATCCTGAGAATAAAAAGAATGTATTTCATATCTTTTTTATTTTCCCCAATGCCGGCTTTATGGGATTACCCTTTATTCAGGCGATATATGGAGAAATGGCTGTGCTTTATGCTTCAGTGTTTTTAATTCCCCATCACATTTTATTATGGACCTATGGTCAGGGGCTCTTTATGAAGGAAGATCAAAAAGAGAAAAAGATAGACATTCTAAAGCATATCAAAAATCCAGCTGTGTTAGCCGTTATAATCGGTTTTATATTATTTATCTTTTCTATTAAAATTCCTTATCTTTTATCTATGCCTATGAGCATGCTGGGAGCCCTTACATCACCCTTAGCCATGATGATTGTAGGGGATAAAATTGCTCAAATATATTTCAGGGATATTTTTTCGGATAAAGATGTTTACTATGGCTCTTTATATAGGTTGGTTGTTTTACCTATACTTACTATGGTCTTAGTAAAATTTTTGACTCAAGACCCTTTGCTTATCCAGGTTTGTGTCACGCTCATCAGCCTCCCTTCCGCCATAACTACGGTAATATTTCCCCAAAAGTTTAATGGCGATTCTTTGTTTGGCTCAAAATGTGTAGTGGTTAGCCATATTTTATCTATCATAACCATCCCTATCATCTTGTCCTTCATATAA